The following coding sequences lie in one Pempheris klunzingeri isolate RE-2024b chromosome 13, fPemKlu1.hap1, whole genome shotgun sequence genomic window:
- the rrh gene encoding visual pigment-like receptor peropsin, translated as MGIDSGVNISDDVAPYGGKSAFTQLEHNIVAGYLITAGVISLASNIVVLLMFAKFKELRTATNFIIINLAFTDIGVAGIGYPMSAASDIHGSWKFGYTGCQIYAALNIFFGMASIGLLTVVAIDRYLTICRPDIGQKMTVRSYNLLILAAWLNAVFWSSMPIVGWAAYAPDPTGATCTINWRQNDASFISYTMAVIAVNFVMPLSVMFYCYYNVSATVKRYKASNCLDSINIDWSDQMDVTKMSIVMIIMFLVAWSPYSMVCLWASFGDPTTIPAPMAIIAPLFAKSSTFYNPCIYVIANKKFRRAIIGMIRCQTRQRITINTQVPMTTSQQPLTQ; from the exons ATGGGGATTGACTCTGGAGTCAATATTTCAGATGATGTTGCACCTTATGGGGGAAAAAGTGCCTTCACCCAACTGGAGCACAATATAGTGGCTGGATATCTTATTACCGCAG GTGTTATAAGTTTAGCAAGCAACATCGTGGTGCTGCTAATGTTTGCGAAGTTTAAGGAGCTCCGCACTGCCACCAACTTCATTATAATCAACCTCGCTTTTACTGACATCGGAGTGGCTGGTATCGGCTACCCCATGTCAGCTGCCTCAGACATCCACGGCAGCTGGAAATTCGGCTACACTGGTTGTCAG ATTTATGCAGCTCTCAACATCTTCTTTGGCATGGCCAGTATCGGCCTGCTGACTGTGGTGGCCATTGATCGCTACCTCACCATCTGCAGACCAGACATAG ggCAGAAAATGACGGTGCGATCATACAACCTTCTTATTCTGGCAGCATGGCTCAATGCTGTGTTCTGGTCCTCAATGCCCATAGTGGGCTGGGCTGCTTATGCCCCTGACCCCACTGGAGCTACGTGCACTATCAATTGGAGACAGAATGATGC ctccttcatctcGTACACTATGGCAGTAATTGCAGTGAACTTTGTGATGCCTTTGTCCGTCATGTTTTACTGCTACTACAACGTGTCAGCCACTGTGAAGAGATACAAAGCCAGCAACTGCCTGGACAGCATCAACATCGACTGGTCAGATCAGATGGATGTCACCAAG ATGTCCATAGTGATGATCATCATGTTCTTGGTGGCTTGGTCTCCCTACTCCATGGTGTGTCTCTGGGCATCATTTGGTGACCCCACAACTATCCCTGCTCCTATGGCTATCATCGCTCCACTCTTTGCTAAGTCCTCCACCTTTTACAACCCCTGCATTTATGTTATTGCCAACAAAAA GTTCAGAAGAGCCATCATAGGGATGATTCGATGTCAAACCAGGCAGCGAATCACCATCAATACCCAGGTTCCCATGACAACCTCCCAACAACCTTTGACTCAGTGA
- the LOC139211852 gene encoding glucosamine-6-phosphate isomerase 2, with translation MRLVILDDYDLASEWAAKYIRNRIIQFQPSADRYFTLGLPTGSTPFGCYQNLIEYYRKGDISFKYVKTFNMDEYVGLPRAHPESYHSYMWNNFFKHIDIDPANAHVLDGNAQDLEAECQAYEQKIAEAGGIELFVGGIGPDGHIAFNEPGSSLVSRTRVKTLAKDTILANARFFGNDLSKVPTMALTVGVGTVTDAKEVMILITGAHKAFALYKAIEEGVNHMWTVSAFQQHPRTIFVCDEDATLELRVKTVKYFKGLMHVHNKLVDPLLSIKEQ, from the exons ATGAGGCTGGTCATCCTGGACGACTATGACCTGGCCAGTGAGTGGGCAGCTAAATACATCCGCAACAGAATCATCCAGTTCCAGCCCTCCGCTGACAGATACTTCACCCTGGGCCTGCCCACAG GAAGCACTCCGTTCGGCTGTTACCAGAATTTAATTGAATATTACAGAAAAGGagacatttcattcaaatatgTGAAAACCTTCAACATGGATGAATATGTAG GCCTCCCTCGTGCTCATCCGGAGAGCTATCACTCCTACATGTGGAACAACTTCTTCAAGCACATTGACATCGATCCAGCCAACGCCCACGTCCTGGATGGAAATGCACAAGACCTGGAGGCAGAGTGCCAGGCCTACGAGCAGAAGATTGCAGAAGCCGGAGGAATCGAGTTGTTCGTAGGAG GTATCGGTCCTGACGGTCACATCGCGTTCAATGAGCCAGGCTCCAGCCTTGTTTCCAGGACCAGAGTGAAAACCCTGGCAAAGGACACGATTTTGGCCAATGCTCGTTTTTTTGGCAATGACCTCTCTAAGGTTCCCACCATGGCTCTGACTGTGGGTGTAGGGACTGTCACGGACGCCAAGGAG GTCATGATTCTGATCACAGGAGCACACAAAGCCTTTGCTTTGTATAAAGCCATAGAGGAGGGAGTGAACCACATGTGGACCGTGTCGGCCTTCCAGCAGCATCCCCGCACCATCTTTGTTTGCGATGAAGACGCCACCCTGGAGCTACGAGTCAAAACAGTCAAATACTTCAAAG